Below is a genomic region from Triticum dicoccoides isolate Atlit2015 ecotype Zavitan chromosome 5A, WEW_v2.0, whole genome shotgun sequence.
ctccggacagcggtgcaccaggccccagggTGGGTgctaaatgtcgggggtttggtgcgacatatgccaaaggatggcctatcatggtgggggcgagtagagtttcgccggtgcctggaaacgggatgaggcaaagacatgcacgcggcaaatcttacccagcttcagggctctccgaggagataatacccctactgctgctctgcggggtctccgcatgatcactatggcaaagtgtttacacggttgctccttgagctgtttctaggaggtaggagagggcaaggctagctctctcccttctatataatctggtctagagctaatgggttccaacccttttcatgggtgccctggggggtttatataggcctacccccctaggggtacaagggtaatccggctggacgcgggcccagccgtcagcgcctcaggcctccgtcttctctgccgaccgctggggcccgccggctggcgggccccgctgactggcccggtacggagccgacaggctgcgtctgccgcgggcgggtcttgccggctgctgattactgtagccgtgcttctgatgacgtgggcttgatcatgaggtcgtggcaacaaccccgccgcctggcgggcgatcactattgccactccccatcacatcttgattaatggcgcgtgggccccgagggatggctcggccgactcccaggggccgactcccgacgggttcgactggtggtcctcttgccgtctcctggggtctcaccgACTGGTGGAGCCCGCCgcctctaggccgtacagacaagccgtcgtgggtgcaggattcggccctgcggtgctgatgttAGGGCCGGCATggaaacagtgccacgccgcacgaagatcttccggggtacggcgtgctgtggacacgcctgcccttggtaaggggcagggGCGGGCTTCATCGTTgccactcccctgccccgtcccACTTGATGAGGTCGTGGGGGTGTTGGAGTCGCAgggcgactccccaaagccggcttctctggaagtcgccagtcgggTGTCGGCTTTCCCCGAAGTCGTCTCTGGGACTCGGCCATGAGTGGTTAGTTGGCCATCTTGCCGTTGGcttcttgaaggcggctcttcgtcctggggtcttgaggggcgcagcctgccccgatgtcttgaaaggttctggggctcgggttggcctacccgtggcccattactccgacacacaagtataggggatcgcaacagctttcgagggtagagtattcaacccaaatttattgattcgacacaaggggagccaaagaatattctcaagtattagcagctgagttgtcaattcaaccacacctggaaacttagtatctgcagcaaagtgtttagtagcaaagtaatatgatagtggtggtaacgataACAAAAGAGTACTGAAagtaaagtaatgtttttggtattttgtagtgattgtaacaatagcaacgggaaagtaataagcgtaaaccaatatatggaaagctcgtaggcaatggatcaatgatggataattatgccggatgcggttcatcatgtaacagtcataacatagggtgacacagaactagctccagttcatcaatgtaatgtaggcatgtattccaaatatagtcatacgtgcttatggaaaagaacttgcatgacatcttttgtcctaccctcccgtggcagcggggtcctaatggaaactaagggatattaaggcctccttttaatagagtaccggaacaaagcattagcaaatagtgaatacatgaactcctcaaactacgatcatcaccggtaagtatcctgattattgtcacttcggggttaatggatcataacacataataggtgactatagacttgcaagataggatcaagaacactcatatattgatgaaaacataataggttcagatctgaaatcatggcactcgggccctagtgacaagcattaagcatagcaaagtcatagcaacatcaatctcagaacatagtggatactagggatcaaaccctaacaaaactaactcgattacatgataaatctcatccaacccatcaccgtccagcaagcctacgatggaattactcatgcacagtggtgagcatcatgaaattggtgatggaggatggttgatgatgacgacagcgacgaatccccctctccggagctccgaacggactccagatcagccctcctgagaggttttagggcttggcggcggctctgtatcgtaaaacatgatgatttcttctcctatatttttttctcctcgaaagcaaatatatagagttggagttggagtcgggaggtctccaaggggcccacgaggtaggggggcgcgccctagggggggcaccccccaccctcgtgagcagggtgtgggccccctggtcttcatctttggcgaggattttttattatttattgtaaggtattccgtggagtttcaggtcattccgagaacttttgttttctgcacataaaacaacatcatggcaattctgctgaaaacaacgtcagtccgggttagttccattcaaatcatacaagttagagtccaaaacaagggcaaaagtgtttggaaaagtagatacgacagagacgtatcacatgTCAACCATCGATTCGCAACTAGGGGTGTGTGTTTGTCGAAGGTCCCCAGTTGCAACTCGAGcattgactcgcaactagggaTGTGTTTGTTTGTCGAGGGTCCCTAGTtgcaagctgatacgtctccaacgtatctataatttttgattgctccatgctatattatctactgttttggactatattgggctttattttccacttttatattatttttgggactaacctattaaccggaggcccagcccagaattgctgtttttttgcctatttcagtgtttccgagaaacataatatcaaacggagtccaaatagaatgaaatcttcggaaacgtgattttctcatcaaataagatccaggagacttggaccccccgtcaagaaagccacgaggtggtcacgagggtggggggcgtgccccctgcctcgtgggcccctcgaagctccaccgacgtacttcttcctcctatatatacctacgtacccccaaacgatcggggacggagccaaaaacctaattccaccgccccaactttctgtatccatgagatcccatcttggggcctgttccggagctcccccgaaaggggaatcgatcacggagggcttctacatcatcatccaagcctctccgatgaagtgtgagtagtttacttcagacctacgggtccatagctagtagctagatggcttcttctctctttttggatctcaatacaatgttctccccctctctcgtggagatctattcgatgtaatcttctttttgcggtgtgtttgttgagaccgatgaattatgggtttatgatacaatttatctatgaataatatttgaatcttctctcaattcttttatgtatgattggttatctttgcaagtctcttcaaattattagtttggtttggcctactagattggttattcttgccatgggagaagtgcttagctttgggtccgatcttgcggtttcctttcccagtgacagaaggggcagcaaggcacgtattgtattgttgccatcgaggataacaagatggggtttttatcatattgcatgaaactatccctctgcatcatgtcatcttacttaaggcgttactctgtttttaacttaatactctagatgcatgttggatagcggtcgatgagtggagtaatagtagtagatgcagaatcgtttcggtctacttgtctcagacatgatgcctatatacatgatcatacctagatattctcataactatgctcaattctgtcaattgctcaataataatttgttcacccatcgtagaatacttatgctcttgagagaagccactagtgaaacctatggccccccgggtctctttctcatcatatcaatctccatcactttattattgctttgcttttactttttactttgcatctctataccaaaaatactaaaaatattatttatcatctctataagatctcactttcgtaagtgaccgtgaagggattgacaatccctaagcgtgttggttgcgttgagctattgtttttgtgtaggtacaagggactcgagcgtagcctcctactggattgataccttggttctcaaaaactgagggaaatacttacgctactttgctgcatcatcctctcctcttcggggaaatccaacgcagtgctcaagaggtagcacaagccggccatcgacttgcaactaggggaGTGTGTATTTAATTGTGGAACCTAGTTGCATGTCAACCACCGACTCGCAACGAGGGGAGTGTGTGTTTGTTGAGGTTCCCCAGTTGCATgccgaccatcgactcgcaactagaggtgtgtgtgtgtatgtgtgtgtgtgtgtttgtcgagggcccctagttgcatgtcaaccatcgacGCGCAATTGGGgcggtgtctgtgtgtgtttgtcaaCGGCCCCTAGTTGCAAGCTGACCagcgactcgcaactagggtgtgtgtgtgtgttttgtcgtGGCCCCTAGTTGCAAgccgaccatcgactcgcaactaggaggGTGTGTGTGTTTTGTCGAGGGTCCACAGTTGCATGTCAACAATCGAATCGCAACTAGGGGTGTGTTTTGTCGAGGGTCCCCAGCCGCATGTCGACCCTCGACTCATAACTAAGGATGTGTGTGTATTTGTCGATGGTCCCTAGTTGCAAgccgaccatcgactcgcaactagggggcggTGTCTGTGCGTGTTTGTCGAGGTCCCCTAGTTGCAAGCCAACCaacgactcgcaactagggtgtgtgtgtttTGTTGTGGCCCCTAGTTGCAAGCCgtacatcgactcgcaactaggaggGTCTGTGTGTTTTATCGAGGATCCGCAGTTGCATGTCAAAAATTGACTCGCAACTATGGGTGTGTGTGTTTTGTCgagggtccccagttgcatgttgaccgtcgactcgcaactaaggggtgtgtgtgtgtgtgtgtgttcgtcgAGGGTCCCCAGTTGNNNNNNNNNNNNNNNNNNNNNNNNNNNNNNNNNNNNNNNNNNNNNNNNNNNNNNNNNNNNNNNNNNNNNNNNNNNNNNNNNNNNNNNNNNNNNNNNNNNNNNNNNNNNNNNNNNNNNNNNNNNNNNNNNNNNNNNNNNNNNNNNNNNNNNNNNNNNNNNNNNNNNNNNNNNNNNNNNNNNNNNNNNNNNNNNNNNNNNNNNNNNNNNNNNNNNNNNNNNNNNNNNNNNNNNNNNNNNNNNNNNNNNNNNNNNNNNNNNNNNNNNNNNNNNNNNNNNNNNNNNNNNNNNNNNNNNNNNNNNNNNNNNNNNNNNNNNNNNNNNNNNNNNNNNNNNNNNNNNNNNNNNNNNNNNNNNNNNNNNNNNNNNNNNNNNNNNNNNNNNNNNNNNNNNNNNNNNNNNNNNNNNNNNNNNNNNNNNNNNNNNNNNNNNNNNNNNNNNNNNNNNNNNNNNNNNNNNNNNNNNNNNNNNNNNNNNNNNNNNNNNNNNNNNNNNNNNNNNNNCAAGTTGTGTGTCTTTTATTGTGGAACCTAGTTGTAAGCCAACCATCGACTCGCAATTAAGGGAACATGTGTTTGTCGAGtgtccccagttgcatgtcaaccatcgactcgcaagtaggtgtgtgtgtgtgtgtgtgtgtgtgtgtgtgtgtgttgagggaacccagttgtaAGTCATTCATCGACTCGCaactgaggggaggggaggggaagtgTGTTTCTATGGgtccctagttgcaagtcaacaatcgactcgcaactagggattGTGTGTGTTTGTCGAGGGCCCTTAGTTGCAAGTTAagtatcgactcgcaactagggggcgtTGTCAACGTGTGTTTGACGAGggcccccagttgcaagtcaactatCGATTCACAACTCAGGGTGTGTGTGTTTTCTTGTGGAACCTAGTTGCAAgccgaccatcgactcgcaactacggGGGGAGGGGGGTGTTTGTCGAGTATCCCCAGTTGCATgttaaccatcgactcgcaactagggtgtgtgttTGTCGAGTGTCTCCACATTTTTTTTAAATACTCATGATTTTTTATCGTTTTCATattttttttaatacaaattcatggaGATTTTCTTAAAATTATGTACTCTGTAAAAATCATGATTTAAAAATGTGTTTTATATAAAAGAAATGAACAATTTTTaagttcacaaacattttttgtatTCGCTAACTTTTTCAATTTGTATGGAGTacaagaaatactaggttcaacacagAAAAGAACAAAAACTAGGTGCACAGGCAACACGTCAGTTCTTGCTTTTATTCCTGATCGAAAGAGTAGCAGCGAGATCTCTATCAATCGAAGCCAACATAAATAAAGCCCAGGTCGAGGGCCCAGGTCGAGGGATGGAAGTTGCTGGTTTGGACTGGAGATGCACAGCctaacaaaaaaaaaatcaaaacaaacaaACAATAAGTCTGGGCAAGCTTGTTTTTCTATTGAGGTGAGGGTGATGTCATatttagatgtgacatagttagagCAACTTCATTGAAGCGACTCATTTCGTCCGCGGCCGTCCGTTTGAGTCGGTGCGGATAAAAAAGTCGGCCCAATACGTCGACCTAAACGGACGCATGTCCGCTTTcgtccgcctgccgacccattcTCGACCCATTTTTGAGCCTGATTTACGTCGGTGCGGACACAAGACGGACGCGCGCGCACTGGTCCTCTTTCCCCACCGGGCCCGCTAGTCGGTGGCACATTGAATTCACACCCTCACCTGCCTGCTACGTCGCCGACGCCGTCGGCCTTTTTTCAGATAAAAATAGATACATAGATAATTCTAGCATACACAGATAAAAAGAAAAGACCACTACTCGTCGATTTCTgactccgactcggtaatgtcctcctccaaTGTCTGAATGTAGGTGTCAGCGTATGCCTCGTCTTCAAAGTCCCAACCCGCCGTTTCTCGTAGCTTCAGTTTCAATTGAGCTGCCTGCTTCCGCGAacgcttgtcctcccgataggcggctcgctccctcctcctcgcgtcccTCTCCGATCTCAATTGCTTGTAGAACTGACGCTCGTcgacgatgtcctgcgggaagcctccttgccacaccaccaaggcttcCACGTCCTTCTCTACGATGGTGAGGCGAGCTGCCGCCTCCGATggacacgacgatcctcgtcggtgaaaagccgcgggagaggcgccagatcctgcgcccgctggctcaACACGTTGGAAAAATTCATATCCCGAcgaggcctcaggaggcgccacgccgccgcgtcgtgcgcgcgggccgcctcctctgcgGTGTCAAAGGTGCCGAGGACGAGACGTTTCTCGCGAAACCAGATCTCAGCGGAGAAGGCGCCGGAAcggcgctcgcggactccgcgaAAATCCGAAGCCCTCAGGCGGCGGATCGACATGGTGACGCAGAGGCGGCGAGAGTGGGAGGCCGACAGCGTGTGGAGGGAGCGCCTTCTTTATAGCGAGCGCCGACCGCGGCAcgcgcgcgaacctttcccgcgcgcTGGAGCGCCAAAACCAGCGCGCNNNNNNNNNNNNNNNNNNNNNNNNNNNNNNNNNNNNNNNNNNNNNNNNNNNNNNNNNNNNNNNNNNNNNNNNNNNNNNNNNNNNNNNNNNNNNNNNNNNNNNNNNNNNNNNNNNNNNNNNNNNNNNNNNNNNNNNNNNNNNNNNNNNNNNNNNNNNNNNNNNNNNNNNNNNNNNNNNNNNNNNNNNNNNNNNNNNNNNNNNNNNNNNNNNNNNNNNNNNNNNNNNNNNNNNNNNNNNNNNNNNNNNNNNNNNNNNNNNNNNNNNNNNNNNNNNNNNNNNNNNNNNNNNNNNNNNNNNNNNNNNNNNNNNNNNNNNNNNNNNNNNNNNNNNNNNNNNNNNNNNNNNNNNNNNNNNNNNNNNNNCCAAAACCAGGGCGACGACATGATGTTAAACGCGCGCGGTCATGAAATGTGTCGGCCCGTCGGGCGCACTGCCGACTCAAAACTAAAAAAGGGCGGACggccgacccaaacgaacaaaaAACGAACAAAAACACCGTCCGTTTGAGTCGGCCCGTTGAAGTTGCtcttatgtcacatctagatgagtCCTAGACACAGCCTTTTCGATTTATTTGTGCTTTGCCCATCTATAGGCAGGACCAATCACGCCCTATTATTAGGGCGTGATGTAAATGGTCCATGAGAACCGAAAAAGAAAACTTTCCGTCCGGTTGTCTACAAAACCGGGCTAGAACaacaatactccctccatttcaaaatatagtgtGCCCGTGCTTATCGAGGTCGAACTTTGACCATATATTTAACGAACGAGACCGACTGTGGCGGGAGAAAAAATTacataattaaaaacttctttcgaatacgcatTGACTGATATAACTTTTACTTTCGCTGTAATTgatcttggtagttaaatttacggtcaaagttgaagcacggagaTAGAGGAAACACTACATTGTGAAATGGAAGGGTACGTTGACTATATCTCCATCAGGGTTCACGTCAAGTCAGACGGACGACATCACTTTTCTAAGACAAAATCGCAAAGTGACAAAAATGGGACGATGCGAAGACAAGAACACTGCCGTGGCTGCTCCGCAGTCCGCACTCACAACGCCACACGATATATTATCCAGCCCAAGATTTCCAACTACTCCAGTATTTGTTCTCCGGCGGAAGGTGGATGTCTCCGTACGCCGTCCTCGCCGCCGTGCTTCTCGCCTTCTGCTACGCCGTCTGGAAggctcgaggcggcggcggcagcagcaggctCCCGCCCTCGCCGCCGTCGCGTCCGCTGCTCGGCCACCTCCACCTCCTGGGCCGGCTGCCGCACCGCTCCTTGCGCGAGCTGCACGCTCGGTACGGCACCGATGGCGGCCTCCTGCTCTTGCAGCTCGGGCGCAGGCGCACGCTGGTGGTGTCCACGGCGGCCGCCGCGGCGGACCTGTACAAGAACCACGACCTCGCCTTCGCCTCCCGCGTGCCCAGCGCGCCGGTGGACAAGCTCACGTACGGCTCCATCAACGTCTCCTTCTCGCCCTACGGCGACGCCTGGCGCCGCAGCAAGAAGATGGCCGTCGTCCACCTCCTCTCCCCGCGCCGCGTCGACTCGTTCGCCCCCGTGCGCGCCGTTGAGGTGGCCGCGCTCGTCGCCGGGGCACGCCGCGCCGCGGAGGCGGGGGAGATCGTGGAGCTGAGGGAGCTCCTCTGCGCCTACAGCAACGCGGTGGTTACCCGCGCGACGACCGGAGCCGCAGGGGCCACGGCGGAGAAGCTAAAAAAGCTTTTGGGTAACTCCGCAGCGTTCTTGTCGGGGCTCCAGGCGGAAGACGTGCTCCCCGGCGCGGCGGCGAAGGTTGTTAGGTGGGCGACGGGGCTCGAGAAGAGGCTGGACGCAGAGCTCCAACTGTGGGACAAGTTCCTATCGGAGACAATCGCCGAGCACCTTGAGAAGAAGAAGTGTGACGGGAGGGCAGGGGAGGAGGACTTCCTGGACGTCCTGCTTCGGCTGAGGGAAGAAGGCACCGCCGGACTCGAGCTCACCGACGATCGCATCAAAAGCATCATCAAGGTTATCGTCAATCGATCACATAATTTCTTTGGTTTTAATTTCTCAGCAAAATGTTTAATATATTTTGTTCTTTGGTACTCTGGCCAATTCTTGGGTTGGGTGCGTGCAGGACATAATAGCCGCCGGAACAGACACATCGTCCGTCACGCTGGAATGGGCCATGGCGGAGCTGGTCGGGAACCCACGGGCAATGGCCAAGCTGCAGGACGAGATAAGCCGAGCCACCGAAGGCAAACCGAGCATCGAGGAAGACGACCTGAGAAGGATGGAGTACCTGAGGGCCGTGCTGAAGGAGGTGCTCCGGCTACACCCGGTGGCACCGCTCCTCGTCCCGCACCAATCGACCACGATGGCGGTCGTGCAGGGCTACGAGATCCCGGCCGAGACGGCGCTCTTCGTCAACGCCTGGGCGATCGGAAGGGACCCGGCGGCGTGGGGAGCGACGGCGGAGGAGTTCCAGCCGGAGCGGttcctgggcggcggcggcgctgaggGCGTGGACCTACGGGGGAACGACTACCAGCTCCTCCCGTTCGGCGCGGGTCGGCGGCTCTGCCCCGGCATCGGCTTCGCGATGCCGGTGCTGGAGATGGCGCTCTCCAGCCTCGTGCGCCACTTCGACTGGGAACTCCCCGCCGGGGCGCGCCTGGACATGAGTGAGGCGCCCGGGCTGACCACGCCGCCGCTGGCTCCGCTGCGACTCGCCCCCAAGTGCAGGGGGCAGCAGTAGCAGTGCCACTACACTAGTTACTACTACTAGAAATAAAAGAGATGGGTCCCAGCCATGCAGTGTATTTGTGGGCATGTGATATTCTGATGTCTGTATAACGAGCCGTATCGCATCGTTTGTGGGCCAGTGGCCTATAGATTCTTCTGCCATGTACGTAGTACTGTTAGCCCAGGTTCTTTTTATTCCCCGTGTGGACGGCGATGTGCATAATTCATGCGTGAAGACACAATATCTGTTGCGCAAGATTTATTTGGCTGGTTTTTAATTAATCACGTGCAGATGTTTAGCATGTTTGTTAATTatatcgtactccctccgtcctttgtacttccaactttgttggagagTCAAACTATTTgaaagtttgaccgagtttgtgcaaaaatatatcaatgtttgtgaaataaaataggtatatgatgaaaatatattaTATCATGAATCGAATGCTACTAATTGACGCCATAAATATTGATGTATTATTATATAAATACAGTCAAACATAAAAAAGTTTAACTTTCCAAAAAAATTAGAAGTACACTCTttgaaggacggagggagtactgtact
It encodes:
- the LOC119302576 gene encoding cytochrome P450 71A1-like codes for the protein MSPYAVLAAVLLAFCYAVWKARGGGGSSRLPPSPPSRPLLGHLHLLGRLPHRSLRELHARYGTDGGLLLLQLGRRRTLVVSTAAAAADLYKNHDLAFASRVPSAPVDKLTYGSINVSFSPYGDAWRRSKKMAVVHLLSPRRVDSFAPVRAVEVAALVAGARRAAEAGEIVELRELLCAYSNAVVTRATTGAAGATAEKLKKLLGNSAAFLSGLQAEDVLPGAAAKVVRWATGLEKRLDAELQLWDKFLSETIAEHLEKKKCDGRAGEEDFLDVLLRLREEGTAGLELTDDRIKSIIKDIIAAGTDTSSVTLEWAMAELVGNPRAMAKLQDEISRATEGKPSIEEDDLRRMEYLRAVLKEVLRLHPVAPLLVPHQSTTMAVVQGYEIPAETALFVNAWAIGRDPAAWGATAEEFQPERFLGGGGAEGVDLRGNDYQLLPFGAGRRLCPGIGFAMPVLEMALSSLVRHFDWELPAGARLDMSEAPGLTTPPLAPLRLAPKCRGQQ